Proteins encoded in a region of the Leishmania panamensis strain MHOM/PA/94/PSC-1 chromosome 15 sequence genome:
- a CDS encoding hypothetical protein (TriTrypDB/GeneDB-style sysID: LpmP.15.0610), whose protein sequence is MSSLDACRELYETDLANQTHCCGLEQIKEEHKAANRHVFVQLLRYQEDINTKGSLPFKLDPTEEQRKSKGSSAAPVYPESLTIRDPRQLKQILPIPDIHKVSDCDLIYRFLIARRMDVSLATSDILHYIGFREKYNLDTILWDHEVVATFNGLDGEELVGQVMAEMKDTTSAAKVKITRPLLKAGWAACYCGVDKRGHVIFYQRPNPKELAMLERRWPYVEGHYDCRSPDFHSVTPPYSNLLPRLYLRELEKGRRISRLLNHNQQHIIREVLRVQAGETPTSTDTFRDNGGGATCLVDVGNVKVSHIASSKFKKVFKLFRLLSLMGQSFYPENMNRMIIINGGFVFNMLFKLVRPWLDPQTQKKIVLLSHTNKAALSDLSGDLNHASPSSATSKSDESEDDGAPVTGTESEKAKFALRDALSEYIHEDFIPSRYGGRLPVVDSPLFYGSCPPKRLAENPHYPAACEHVRARITPELLQDEFIFANAKEGKAATQEEWKAFCTMIEGILPRKR, encoded by the coding sequence ATGTCCTCACTTGACGCGTGTCGGGAGCTGTACGAGACGGATCTGGCGAACCAGACTCACTGCTGTGGGCTCGAGCAGATCAAGGAAGAGCACAAGGCGGCCAACCGCCATGTGTTCGTGCAGCTTCTTCGCTATCAGGAGGATATCAACACCAAAGGCTCGCTTCCCTTCAAGCTGGACCCTacagaggagcagaggaAGTCGAAaggcagcagtgcggcgcCAGTGTACCCGGAGAGCTTGACCATTCGCGACCCGCGTCAGCTCAAGCAGATCCTGCCGATCCCCGACATCCACAAGGTGTCAGACTGCGATCTTATCTACCGCTTTCTTATTGCCCGGCGCATGGACGTCAGCCTGGCTACAAGTGATATCCTGCACTACATCGGCTTCCGCGAGAAGTACAACCTCGATACGATCTTGTGGGACCACGAGGTGGTAGCGACCTTTAACGGTCTCGATGGCGAGGAACTGGTGGGGCAGGTGATGGCGGAGATGAAAGACACCACCTCCGCGGCGAAGGTCAAGATCACGCGTCCGCTGCTGAAGGCCGGCTGGGCGGCGTGCTACTGTGGGGTGGACAAGCGTGGTCATGTTATCTTCTACCAGCGGCCGAACCCGAAAGAGCTGGCGATGCTCGAAAGACGGTGGCCCTACGTCGAGGGCCACTATGACTGTCGCAGCCCCGACTTCCACTCTGTCACTCCACCTTACAGCAACCTACTCCCACGACTGTACCTGCGAGAACTCGAGAAAGGTCGCCGTATCTCGCGCCTGCTGAATCACAACCAGCAACATATTATCCGGGAGGTCCTGCGCGTGCAGGCCGGAGAGACGCCGACGTCCACAGACACGTTTAGGGACAACGGCGGGGGCGCCACCTGCCTTGTTGACGTCGGTAATGTGAAGGTGTCACACATCGCTTCCAGTAAATTCAAGAAGGTCTTCAAACtcttccgccttctctctctgatgGGGCAGAGCTTCTACCCGGAGAATATGAACCGCATGATCATCATCAACGGCGGATTTGTGTTCAACATGCTCTTCAAGCTCGTCCGGCCGTGGCTGGacccacagacacagaaGAAAATCGTTCTGCTCTCCCACACGAACAAGGCCGCACTAAGCGATCTCAGTGGCGACTTGAACCACGCGTCACCGAGCAGCGCAACGAGCAAGAGCGACGAGAGCGAAGACGACGGGGCGCCGGTGACTGGGACGGAGTCGGAAAAGGCGAAATTtgcgctgcgcgacgcgCTATCTGAGTACATCCATGAGGACTTCATTCCCTCGCGGTACGGTGGCCGCCTACCTGTCGTCGACTCACCTCTCTTCTACGGCAGTTGCCCGCCGAAGAGGCTTGCAGAAAACCCGCACTACCCAGCCGCCTGCGAACACGTACGTGCCCGCATCACTCCGGAGCTTCTGCAGGATGAGTTCATCTTTGCCAACGccaaggagggaaaggcggCCACTCAGGAAGAGTGGAAGGCGTTCTGCACGATGATAGAAGGCATCCTGCCCCGCAAGCGGTAG